The genomic interval GTAATAATTTAGGTATTACTACACAGATGGAAAGCCTAGAAAAAGCTAGAGAATGGGGTTTTAGGGTTCCTAAAGCAGCAAAATTGGCAAAGAATATTGATGAGGTTTTAGAGTTTATTAATCATTGGAATGAGGCCCGTCATGAGCTGCCTTACGAAACAGATGGAGTAGTTATAAAGGTTAACAATTTACAGCAACAAGAAGAGTTAGGTTATACTGCAAAAGCCCCAAGATGGGCTATGGCTTATAAGTTTAAAGCAGAACAAGTAACCACACGCTTGCGCGAAATTACGTATCAAGTAGGTCGTACTGGGGCCATTACACCCGTTGCAAATCTCTATCCTGTAGAACTTGCTGGAACAACAGTAAAAAGAGCAAGTTTGCATAATGCAGATCAAATTGAAAAACTTGATATACGCGTAGGAGATGAGGTTTTTGTCGAGAAAGGAGGAGAGATTATTCCTAAAATCATAGCAGTAGACCTTACGCAAAGGCCAGAGACATCAGAGCCCACTACATATATAACAAATTGTCCAGAATGTGATACAGAGCTCATTCGTAAAGAAGGAGAAGCGCAACACTATTGTCCTAATGATGAAGGATGTCCACCACAAATCATAGGTAGAATACAACACTATATCTCGCGTAAAGCAATGGATATAGATGGTTTAGGAGGAGAAACAGTTGCTTTGCTTGTTAAGGAGGGGCTTATTTCCAATTATGCAGATTTATATGTGCTTACGGTAGAGGAATTATTGCCCTTAGAAAGAATGGCCCAAAAAAGTGCAGAAAATCTAGTTCATGGTGTAAAAGCTTCTACACAAATCCCGTTTGAAAAAGTATTGTTCGGGCTAGGTATACGTTATGTGGGAGAGACAGTTGCAAAAAAGCTCGCAAAACATTACAAAAATATTACCTCTATCATGGAAGCTACAGTTCTTGAACTTATAACAGTAGACGAAATTGGAGAGAAAATAGCAGAAAGTGTAGTGTTGTTTTTTAGTAAGCCGGCTAGTATTGTTCTTGTAGAAAGATTACGATCATATGGAGTACAGCTAGAAATTGCACCAGAAAAGCTAGCAGGGAAGTCTGAAATTCTAGCAGGTAAGACATTTGTCGTTTCTGGTGTTTTTGATATGCCAAGGCCAGAGCTTAAAAAGCTTATTGAAGATAATGGGGGTAAAGTTTCTAGTGCGATTTCTAGTAAAACAACTTATCTTATTGCAGGTGATAAAATGGGTCCTAGTAAGCTTCAGAAAGCAAAAAAAATAGATGTTACCATAATTAGTGAACAAGATTTTTTAGATTTGGTTTATCGATAGATCAAAACATACTCACGGGAGAATCTATAGAACTGCGGCTGTTGCTGTTACTGGAGGCATTGTGTTACTCGCTCTAACCGCTCCTGATTATTACCAGTTTCTCTTATACCCATTCTATGCTTTATTTTTAATGCTATATTATTATAAAGCGACTGGAAAGCTTAATATTCTACTCTTCATTATGCTCTTTTTTGCTATGGTAGCAGAAGTGCTCTTTCAGTATAATTATTATAAATTTATTGAGATTGTTTCTATATCTGCATTAATCTTATTTATATGTATGATATACTTATTAAAGCCTATCATTCATTTTAACTCAAGAAGTTTTGCAAAACATAATCTCACAGAATTAACAATAGGTTTTCTTATAGTAGCCGGTTTACTTATGTATTGTCTTTATGTAATCATTCCTTCAATACCAAATTTATTTCTTTTTCTTCCAGCAGTTATAGGGTTTGTAACGGTTCTTGTAATTTTATATGGTGTACCGCAGTTTAATAACAATCCATCAAATTTACTTCTTACCGGTGTTGCTAGTGCACTACTTGTTGAAATGTTAGTAGCATTTGCCTATGAATTCATATTAGATTTAGACTTTTTTCTTGTAGTAGCTATATTATTTGGTGCGGCGGCAAAGATTTTTTTTACCATGTTCCTCATTCGTATGAAAGATGTAGGTTACCAAGATCATTTTTACTTTTAAAAGCTCGCTTTCGCGAAAGCGTGATAGAATTATATCAATTTTTTAAAACAAAATTTAAAATCTACTAAGCAATTTTTTATGCAAAAATCAATGAATTTTATTAGATTGTAAATCCCTAAATTATTTTTATGAAATTCCTTATTTACTTTATTTTATGTTTTATTTGCTTAGTCATAAGTGAGATTTCAATCTTCAGGAACGATTTTGTTATACACAACTCTACTAGAATTTTATTTAAAATTTTATTGTTGATGTTTTTTTTTAAATACAAACCCGTTAAAATTTCTACACGTTATTATCTATTTATCTTCATCATTTTTTTATCAGATATAATTTCTTTTTTCGCTTATTTTGATGATTTTGATTGGGGCTATAGCTTAGCTGCTTTTTCTTTTATCACCTATATTATTTTACTCTCTGATTGCTGGGGGCAATTCAAATTAGGAAGATTTAATGTAATTGCATTTTCATATACGCTCATATTGGTACTTAATGCTGTACTAATGATTTTTCAGCTAAAAGTCCTGTATAGCTCTATGGATACAAATAATTTACTATTTGCGGGTCAAGTTATATACCATGTAACTTTATTAAGCACTGTAGGCATCTCTGTAGCTTATTATTTAAACTCTTATTCTCACAAATCTATGCTATTTTTAATGGGGAGTTTGCTTTTCATTTGTGCAGATATATTGGCAGGGGCTCATTATTTCTATGGTATTGGGAATTTTATTTTGGCTTTTAGTAGTTTAATGGCGGCTAGTGGTTATTTTTTCTTCTTTAACTATTTTCATGTAAAAGAAGAGTCTTTACTCACAGAAGCTGAAATAATAGCGGATATTGAGGGTAAGAAAAAAACTAAACGTCCAGTATAAGACTAGAGTTTGTAACGTTCTTTGCGTCATCCAGAATAAAATCTATTCTCCCTAGATTAATCCCACCCCAACCTACTTGATTAATTAGCACAGATTGACCGTCTTTATTTTTTACTACTGTCGGCTTTTCTAAAAAGGTATGCGTATGTCCTCCTATAATGAGGTCAATCCCAGAAGTCTTTTTTGCTAGGGTCATGTCTGAAATTATAGTTTCATCCTTATAGCTGTATCCTAAATGAGATAGGCAAATAACGAGGTCGCAGTGTCCCTCATTTCTAAGTGTGTTTACAGTGTCGGTAGTTATTTCTACAGGGTCTAAATAAACGGTTTCTTTGTACATTTTTTTGTTAACTAAACCATCTAATTGCAACCCGATTCCAAAAACACCTATTCGTACCTCGTCTTTTATATATATGCTATAAGGATTTGTTAGTCCATCCATAATCGTATTCTTGAAGTCATAGTTGGCACTCAGTAGTTTGAACTTAGCATTAGGAACTTGAGCAGCCAGCCCACCTATGCCATTATCAAAATCATGATTCCCAATAGTGGCGGCGTCATACCCCATCATAGACATTAATTTGAATTCTAATTCTCCTCCATAAAAATTAAAATACGGAGTGCCTTGAAACATATCTCCAGCATCTAGTAGTAGGACATTAGGTTCTTGTTTTCTAATGTTTTCAATAATAGTTGACCGTCTTGAGACACCTCCCAGATTTGCATATTTTGAATCATTAGACGGAAAAGGCTCAATGTGACTGTGCACATCGTTTGTGTGTAGAATGGTAATATGTTTTTTAGTGCCTATGGAAAAAGCACTTGAAGTGAGCCCTCCTAAACTTAAAAAACTTCCTGCAGCGGCTGTTTGTTTTAAAAAATGTCTACGTATCATTTTGAGTCCTTTGTAAATCTGTTATCTGTAGTAGGAGCAATCGTGTCTTTTTTCTTAAAATAGTCTATAAGAACATTACGTATTTTATAGTCTAAAGAAAGTATACTTATTGGGTTTGAAAAGAAAGTCATATTGTCTCCTCCATTTTTTAAATAAT from Dokdonia sp. Hel_I_53 carries:
- a CDS encoding bifunctional metallophosphatase/5'-nucleotidase gives rise to the protein MIRRHFLKQTAAAGSFLSLGGLTSSAFSIGTKKHITILHTNDVHSHIEPFPSNDSKYANLGGVSRRSTIIENIRKQEPNVLLLDAGDMFQGTPYFNFYGGELEFKLMSMMGYDAATIGNHDFDNGIGGLAAQVPNAKFKLLSANYDFKNTIMDGLTNPYSIYIKDEVRIGVFGIGLQLDGLVNKKMYKETVYLDPVEITTDTVNTLRNEGHCDLVICLSHLGYSYKDETIISDMTLAKKTSGIDLIIGGHTHTFLEKPTVVKNKDGQSVLINQVGWGGINLGRIDFILDDAKNVTNSSLILDV
- the ligA gene encoding NAD-dependent DNA ligase LigA, which translates into the protein MNVKDQIQTLRKELQTHNHSYYVLDTPTISDFEFDKKLEQLQRLEKQHPEFDDLNSPTHRVGGGVTKNFETIVHDHRMYSLDNSYSKEDLLDWEIRVKKMIDGEVNYSCELKYDGASISLTYENGILLRAVTRGDGLQGDNVTTNIKTIKSVPLKLKGAYPNKFDIRGEIVLPWEGFNAMNKDREALGLELYRNPRNTASGSLKLQDSAEVAKRPLQCLLYNITGNNLGITTQMESLEKAREWGFRVPKAAKLAKNIDEVLEFINHWNEARHELPYETDGVVIKVNNLQQQEELGYTAKAPRWAMAYKFKAEQVTTRLREITYQVGRTGAITPVANLYPVELAGTTVKRASLHNADQIEKLDIRVGDEVFVEKGGEIIPKIIAVDLTQRPETSEPTTYITNCPECDTELIRKEGEAQHYCPNDEGCPPQIIGRIQHYISRKAMDIDGLGGETVALLVKEGLISNYADLYVLTVEELLPLERMAQKSAENLVHGVKASTQIPFEKVLFGLGIRYVGETVAKKLAKHYKNITSIMEATVLELITVDEIGEKIAESVVLFFSKPASIVLVERLRSYGVQLEIAPEKLAGKSEILAGKTFVVSGVFDMPRPELKKLIEDNGGKVSSAISSKTTYLIAGDKMGPSKLQKAKKIDVTIISEQDFLDLVYR